TCGGCTTGCGATAACATACCATTTTCCCATGAATTTTTCTAATTCCATTTTCGGGTATGTTTTGTAGTATCCACTTGAACTGCATCCGATTAGAGCAGACATAAGCAATGTAAATATTCTTTTCATTGGATAATCCTTAATAAATTTATTTTTTCATGACAGCAAATAATGTATTATTCATCATGATAGATTTAAAACTAGCAAACCAAATAAATTTAGTTATATAATAAAAAAGCATTTTTCCTATTTTACCGAAACTGCTTTTGCTTCCAGCGAAAGAAAGTATTGGTGTTAGCACATAATACTCAGTAGACGCAAATCCAGTCTGGGCACCTAACATCGAAAGAGTTTCTCGTGAGTAGTCATTGATATGATCTTTGGCTTCGAGGTAATGCACGCCGGGTTTCATTCCTTTTAGAGCGAGTTTTAGATTTGCTTTAATCAATTGGATTGGAACATTTGGAGTTTGCAAGAATAAGATTCCGCCCGGCTTTAAGAGAGAAAATAAATATTCCATAAGTGGTTGCGGCTTTGGTATATGCTCAATTACATCCCAGAGAGTGATAATATCTACAGAGCCAACTCCTATTCCGCTGGATTGAACCATTCCGGGGTATACGGTGGTTAGCCCATTTTTCTCTTTTGCAAATTTTACAGCAGGTAGAGACATTTCAAAACCAATCGAAGTCCAGCCTGGTTTTTTTTCTTGGAGCATTTTTACGAAAAAGCCTAAGCCACAGCCTACATCTAAAATGGTTCCCGAATCTTTTTGCATGAAGCTTGCAATAAACTCAGAATAAATACTACGGTGTGCGTGATCCCACCAATCAAGGTCATACTCCTCATTACCCTCACCCCAATATCCATCATAGTGTTCTTCTTGCTCGTAGGTAGAAAAAACATGTCCACAGGATTTGCACTTAACGATGAGTATCCCGTTTTCATTGAATACGGGTTTATTTTCTTTACTAGAGCATAGGTAACAAGTTTGGTTCATGATTATTCCTTTACGTAAGAGTAGAATGCATCCCATATTCCCCAGAATCTTCCGTTAGCTGAAGAATCTGGAATGAGGGTAATGTCTATTCTCCCCGTAGGACATTCAACTGGATCGATTGCAATCCTATAAGGATTTGTTTCTGGATTTTTGCGATCAAACAATACTTTTGCTTTTGTGCGACCGTTGATTAAAACAGATAAAGATCTTGCGGGATACGTTTGGTTATTCAAAGCTTCGTAGGTAGTGAGATCGAGATAGAGGTAGATTGTTTTTTTTACGGTTGTGTCAAAACTGAGGTAGAAAGAAATTCCCTTAGAAGGAATCATTCTGCAAATTCCATCTTTGAGTCCATACTTATTAGAATCCATTCTTAAACTCATGGATTGGAAATTTGCCCAACGTCTCAGTTCGTCGTATCCTGCGAAATCTTCGGGGTTTAACTTTTCCCCTTTTTCGTTTTGATGATTGAAATTGATAGACTTTTTAAATGGAGCAGTTTCTTCTGCTGTCAACGTAGCTACAACGAAAAATAGTAAGATAAAAAAGAATTTGAAATTCATAGAATGGCTTTCCTGTCATCCTGATAGTTCAACAAGCTTACTAGAACAAAATTTTACTAGCCCGTCAAATCCCCACCATGACAAATTTTTAATTAGCATCTAAACTAATTATTATTGCATTCCAAGTCAAGTCCTAAAGAGATTGTTTATGAATAACATGAAGGATTAGTTTGAAAGTTTTAAATAGCATAGAAGAAATTGGTGACGAAGTAAATCGAGGCTCAGTCATTACCCTTGGGAATT
This Leptospiraceae bacterium DNA region includes the following protein-coding sequences:
- a CDS encoding class I SAM-dependent methyltransferase, which produces MNQTCYLCSSKENKPVFNENGILIVKCKSCGHVFSTYEQEEHYDGYWGEGNEEYDLDWWDHAHRSIYSEFIASFMQKDSGTILDVGCGLGFFVKMLQEKKPGWTSIGFEMSLPAVKFAKEKNGLTTVYPGMVQSSGIGVGSVDIITLWDVIEHIPKPQPLMEYLFSLLKPGGILFLQTPNVPIQLIKANLKLALKGMKPGVHYLEAKDHINDYSRETLSMLGAQTGFASTEYYVLTPILSFAGSKSSFGKIGKMLFYYITKFIWFASFKSIMMNNTLFAVMKK